The following are encoded together in the Negativicutes bacterium genome:
- a CDS encoding HD domain-containing protein — protein MELLERYNKLKALVIERKKEFEALMNFVESETAYLVAPASTKFHLCREKGLLEHSVNVAETILKLKETLAPTISTESCVIVGLLHDLGKAGMPGQPQYLVNSPTSKQKQYGYSASTPYRFNNELIYLSVPLRTLHLVLPRLTLTEAETQAIMYHDGQYVDDNKSVATREEELTLLLQYADNWSSFSIEK, from the coding sequence ATGGAGCTATTAGAACGTTATAATAAGTTAAAAGCCTTGGTAATAGAACGAAAAAAAGAATTTGAAGCACTAATGAATTTTGTGGAAAGTGAAACGGCTTACTTAGTAGCGCCAGCATCAACTAAATTTCATTTATGCCGTGAAAAAGGGTTGCTGGAACATAGTGTCAATGTCGCTGAAACTATTCTTAAATTAAAAGAAACATTAGCGCCAACTATTAGTACGGAAAGTTGTGTTATTGTAGGGCTATTACATGACTTGGGGAAAGCAGGAATGCCGGGGCAACCACAGTACTTAGTTAACTCACCAACATCCAAACAAAAACAATATGGTTATTCGGCTAGTACTCCATATCGTTTTAATAATGAATTGATTTATTTGAGTGTGCCGTTACGAACATTACATCTGGTTTTGCCAAGATTGACTTTAACAGAAGCTGAAACCCAAGCGATTATGTATCATGATGGTCAATATGTTGATGATAATAAGAGTGTAGCAACGAGAGAAGAAGAACTAACATTACTATTGCAATATGCTGATAATTGGAGCAGTTTTTCGATTGAAAAATAA
- a CDS encoding ATP-binding cassette domain-containing protein codes for MISTSNLTLQFGKRILFKEVNIKFTPGNCYGVIGANGAGKSTFLKLLSGEIEPTKGDVIITPGQRLAVLKQNHYEFDEYEVLKTVIMGHARLVEIMDEKEILYAKADFSDEDGMKVSELECEFAELNGWEAESEAARLLNGLGISENLHNLKMAELSGKEKVRVLLAQALFGNPDILLLDEPTNHLDIVSIKWLEEFLYNFENTVIVVSHDRHFLNQVCTHIADVDFEGIQLYVGNYDFWLESSQLALQLAKDANKKKEEKAKELQTFIQRFSANASKSKQATSRKKLLEKLTLDDIKPSSRKYPYIAFKPEREAGAQLLTVENISKTIEGEQILKDVSFLVNKGDKIAFVGPDGLAKTTLFKILMGEMEADSGEYKWGITTTQAYLPKDNSSYFDNVDLSLVDWLRQYSEDQDETFVRGFLGRMLFSGEESLKEAKVLSGGEKVRCMLSKMMLSGSNVLLLDEPTNHLDLESITALNNGLISFPGTMLFVSHDHQFIETIANRIIEITPNGLIDRTMSYDEYLENDEVKKQLDILYAK; via the coding sequence ATGATCAGTACAAGTAATTTAACCTTGCAATTCGGTAAACGAATATTATTTAAAGAAGTAAATATAAAATTTACACCTGGTAATTGTTATGGCGTAATCGGTGCTAATGGTGCCGGTAAATCAACATTCTTAAAATTATTATCCGGAGAAATAGAACCTACTAAAGGTGATGTAATTATCACTCCAGGTCAACGTTTAGCAGTATTAAAACAAAATCATTATGAATTTGATGAATACGAAGTTTTAAAAACCGTTATTATGGGACACGCTCGTTTAGTAGAAATTATGGATGAAAAAGAAATACTTTATGCTAAAGCTGATTTTTCGGATGAAGATGGAATGAAAGTTTCTGAACTTGAATGTGAGTTTGCCGAATTAAACGGCTGGGAAGCTGAATCTGAAGCAGCTCGCCTTCTTAACGGCTTAGGAATCAGCGAAAATCTGCATAATTTAAAAATGGCAGAACTAAGTGGTAAGGAAAAGGTTCGCGTGCTGTTAGCACAAGCTTTATTTGGTAACCCTGATATTTTATTATTAGATGAGCCGACAAATCATTTAGATATAGTTTCTATCAAATGGTTAGAAGAATTTTTATACAATTTCGAAAACACCGTTATTGTAGTTTCTCATGATCGTCATTTCTTAAATCAAGTTTGTACTCATATTGCGGATGTAGATTTTGAAGGAATTCAGCTTTATGTTGGTAACTATGATTTTTGGTTAGAATCTAGCCAATTAGCATTACAGTTAGCAAAAGATGCTAATAAAAAGAAAGAAGAAAAAGCAAAAGAATTACAAACCTTTATTCAGCGTTTCAGTGCCAATGCTTCTAAATCTAAACAAGCAACTTCCCGTAAAAAATTATTGGAAAAATTGACACTTGATGATATTAAACCATCTTCCCGTAAATATCCTTATATCGCTTTTAAACCAGAACGCGAAGCCGGCGCTCAATTATTAACAGTTGAAAACATTTCAAAAACAATTGAAGGTGAGCAAATTTTAAAAGATGTTAGTTTCTTAGTAAATAAAGGTGATAAAATTGCCTTTGTCGGTCCAGATGGTCTAGCTAAAACAACCTTATTTAAAATTTTAATGGGCGAAATGGAAGCAGATAGTGGCGAATATAAGTGGGGTATTACAACAACTCAAGCTTACTTACCTAAAGATAACTCCAGTTACTTTGATAATGTTGATTTATCTTTAGTTGATTGGTTAAGACAATACTCCGAAGATCAAGATGAAACTTTTGTCCGCGGATTCTTAGGCAGAATGTTATTTTCCGGCGAAGAAAGTTTAAAAGAAGCAAAAGTTCTTTCCGGTGGCGAAAAAGTTCGTTGTATGTTATCTAAAATGATGCTTAGCGGTTCTAATGTCTTGTTATTAGATGAACCAACTAACCATTTAGATCTAGAATCAATTACCGCTCTTAACAACGGTCTAATTAGTTTCCCTGGAACAATGCTATTCGTTTCACATGACCATCAATTTATCGAAACAATTGCTAACCGCATTATTGAGATAACCCCTAATGGTCTAATCGATCGAACGATGTCTTATGATGAATATTTAGAAAATGACGAAGTAAAAAAACAACTTGATATATTATATGCTAAATAA
- a CDS encoding AMP-binding protein, giving the protein MFVHDIFRQNDPSSIAFLDEKNITYGQVATKIDSYRNYFHHLGIATGENVGLLSRNCAEYIYAYLALTSLGAIVVPINFQLSEREIAFIIKDANIKHLITKEQYDLANNLAVLNYTENLIQLLISDIDIIAANFLNQPAPKLPATYDAKSTCVIIYTSGTTGNPKGAMLSHENLVTNAKMFKQALDISADDKVLCILPMYHCFAWTCSVLNPFLSGSAIYILDNFIPKETIDKVKSLNLSVIYAVPPIYNLLLRTATKDDFSKLRVCVSGGATLPVTIAQQFKAKFNIDILEGYGLSEASPVVAVNPLGKPKVGSIGKILPGLNTKLVDDTGAEVPLGEIGELLVQGPTVMNGYYNLPEATAKTIINGWLHTGDLAYKDADDYYFIVDRLKDMIINNGENIYPREIEELLYAYPGIIEAAVVGIDDPLRGQTAAAYIVMTEDSVFDKKKLKKYLAENLAIYKIPREFHQMSTLPKTSTGKILKRALSRQGK; this is encoded by the coding sequence ATGTTTGTCCATGATATTTTCAGACAAAATGATCCATCTTCCATAGCCTTTCTAGACGAAAAAAATATAACTTACGGTCAAGTTGCTACCAAAATAGACTCTTATCGTAATTATTTTCATCATCTAGGCATCGCAACCGGTGAAAATGTCGGATTACTGTCACGCAATTGTGCTGAATACATTTATGCTTATCTGGCACTTACTAGCTTGGGAGCAATTGTTGTTCCTATCAATTTTCAATTAAGCGAGCGGGAAATAGCTTTCATTATAAAGGACGCTAACATTAAACACTTAATAACAAAAGAACAATATGATTTAGCAAATAATTTAGCAGTACTAAATTATACTGAAAACTTAATTCAACTGTTAATCAGCGACATTGATATCATTGCTGCTAATTTTCTCAACCAGCCTGCGCCAAAGCTACCGGCAACTTACGATGCCAAATCAACTTGTGTTATCATTTATACTTCTGGTACAACTGGTAATCCGAAAGGAGCAATGCTGTCGCACGAAAACTTAGTAACAAATGCCAAGATGTTTAAACAGGCGTTAGATATTTCAGCCGATGATAAAGTCCTCTGTATTTTACCAATGTATCATTGTTTTGCTTGGACTTGTTCAGTTTTGAATCCATTCTTATCAGGTTCGGCAATTTATATCTTAGATAACTTTATTCCTAAAGAAACTATTGATAAGGTTAAATCATTAAATTTGTCCGTAATCTATGCTGTTCCCCCTATTTATAATTTGCTACTACGAACAGCAACTAAAGATGATTTTTCAAAACTCAGAGTTTGCGTCTCTGGCGGTGCAACTTTGCCGGTTACTATCGCCCAACAATTTAAAGCTAAATTTAATATTGATATTTTAGAAGGTTATGGCTTATCAGAAGCTTCACCGGTTGTAGCTGTAAACCCCTTAGGTAAACCAAAAGTAGGTTCTATCGGTAAAATCTTGCCGGGGCTTAACACTAAACTAGTAGACGATACTGGAGCAGAAGTGCCGTTGGGCGAAATTGGCGAACTATTAGTACAAGGTCCAACCGTAATGAATGGTTATTACAACCTTCCCGAAGCTACTGCTAAAACAATAATCAATGGTTGGTTGCACACCGGTGATTTAGCCTATAAAGATGCTGACGATTATTATTTCATTGTCGATAGACTTAAAGATATGATTATTAATAATGGCGAAAATATCTATCCACGTGAAATTGAAGAGTTATTATATGCCTATCCCGGAATCATCGAAGCAGCAGTTGTTGGCATTGATGACCCCTTACGGGGACAAACAGCAGCTGCTTATATCGTCATGACTGAAGATAGTGTCTTTGATAAAAAGAAACTTAAAAAATATCTTGCTGAAAATTTGGCAATATATAAAATCCCTCGTGAGTTTCATCAAATGTCAACTTTACCAAAGACATCTACCGGAAAAATATTAAAACGAGCCTTAAGTCGTCAAGGCAAATAA